In the genome of Cystobacter ferrugineus, one region contains:
- a CDS encoding trypsin-like peptidase domain-containing protein, which yields MTKRTNFPRSAIAGAAFVALPLLAHAQAASQSPQNVLQPATKEAQALPSLAPLVESVKGAVVNVDVQSTSSRGERQLTPFDRFFGGEDPRGSRREPIRQGTGSGFIIDSKGLVLTNNHVVEGAVSIRVRLDDGRSFNAEIVGRDPLTDVALIQLKKAENLPTVKLGDSDAMRVGDWVVAIGNPFGLASSVSSGILSARARNIHSGPYDDFLQTDAAINPGNSGGPLFNLKGEVVGINTAIVGGGTGIGFAVPSNQVKALLPQLEKEGAVTRAWLGIGIQDLDEDIARALQLPVKEGAIVNQVNDNSPAGRAGMKVDDVIVSIDGQKVGSGSSLTRSVALKKPGSTSALEVFREGKRQTLKVQLGTRPDLENLGVRPRQGQEDEEQSSKARVGVSLSNLDPRIAERAGLDSARGAMVTEVQPGSPAERAQLEPGMVVVEVNRKPVASAQELASIIRKAPAGSTLLLRVALPGGRALRALTLPTSP from the coding sequence ATGACCAAACGAACGAATTTTCCGCGGAGTGCCATCGCGGGTGCTGCCTTCGTCGCGCTGCCCTTGCTGGCGCACGCCCAGGCGGCTTCGCAGTCTCCCCAGAACGTGCTCCAGCCCGCCACGAAGGAGGCGCAGGCCCTGCCCTCGCTCGCTCCGCTGGTCGAGTCCGTCAAGGGCGCTGTCGTCAACGTGGACGTCCAGTCCACCTCCAGCCGGGGCGAGCGGCAACTGACGCCCTTTGATCGCTTCTTCGGAGGCGAGGATCCCCGGGGCTCCCGCCGCGAGCCCATCCGCCAGGGCACCGGCTCGGGTTTCATCATCGACTCCAAGGGCCTGGTGTTGACCAACAACCACGTCGTGGAGGGCGCGGTGTCCATCCGCGTCCGGCTGGATGACGGGCGCAGCTTCAACGCGGAGATCGTCGGCAGGGATCCGCTCACCGACGTGGCGCTCATCCAGCTCAAGAAGGCGGAGAACCTGCCCACGGTGAAGCTCGGCGACTCGGACGCGATGCGCGTGGGTGACTGGGTGGTGGCCATTGGCAACCCGTTCGGGCTGGCCTCGAGCGTGAGCAGCGGCATCCTCTCCGCGCGCGCGCGCAACATCCACTCCGGTCCCTACGACGACTTCCTGCAGACGGACGCCGCCATCAACCCGGGCAACTCGGGGGGTCCGCTCTTCAACCTCAAGGGCGAGGTGGTGGGCATCAACACCGCCATCGTCGGCGGCGGCACGGGCATCGGCTTCGCGGTGCCGAGCAACCAGGTGAAGGCGCTCCTGCCCCAGCTCGAGAAGGAGGGCGCGGTGACGCGCGCCTGGCTGGGCATTGGCATCCAGGACCTGGACGAGGACATCGCCCGGGCCCTGCAACTGCCCGTCAAGGAAGGCGCCATCGTCAACCAGGTGAACGACAACTCCCCGGCGGGACGCGCGGGCATGAAGGTGGATGACGTCATCGTCTCCATCGACGGACAGAAGGTGGGCTCGGGCAGCTCGCTCACCCGCTCGGTGGCGCTCAAGAAGCCGGGCAGCACCTCCGCGCTGGAGGTCTTCCGCGAGGGCAAGCGGCAGACGCTCAAGGTGCAGCTCGGCACGCGTCCGGACCTGGAGAACCTCGGGGTGCGTCCGCGCCAGGGCCAGGAGGACGAGGAGCAGTCCTCCAAGGCGCGCGTGGGCGTGTCCTTGAGCAACCTGGATCCGCGCATCGCCGAGCGCGCCGGGTTGGACTCGGCCAGGGGCGCGATGGTGACGGAGGTGCAGCCGGGCTCGCCCGCCGAGCGCGCTCAGTTGGAGCCGGGCATGGTGGTGGTGGAGGTCAACCGCAAGCCGGTGGCCAGCGCGCAGGAACTGGCGAGCATCATCCGCAAGGCGCCCGCGGGCAGCACGCTGCTCTTGCGCGTGGCGTTGCCGGGCGGGCGCGCGCTGCGTGCCCTGACGTTGCCGACGTCACCCTGA
- a CDS encoding DUF4912 domain-containing protein, which produces MADRKRIMVEHLREFAHTQWGRGVDRLKARKGLLGALATRVDELVTLMGLRERDHDSTGAPSGVPASQSPAEPPTSRPEAPAAPKRPLPGDDDFPPAPKAELEPVASAPPAPPVPPAPAAPPPEPARFSSEPLVEGFFVARIAGEDEARRHHLTGASNAPPPDAPGGLLSNGSLGTLPMDYEDDTVVLLPRDPHTLFVFWDFKASTRERAAQGLEYPRVVMRLLDEQGTLLGVTDVALESRSFYLGGLPAGRAYRVELHFVGRDGRSRRIGHSSNRVVLPPAGPSADTSVRFLRMPSPAAWRATPRPGSVALRIEPDQERDYITWRRVSLPGSAERLEPRVPERAAPPGEQDVPAPGYLHVPRAEGSSSEGRVAVPRPAERAPGEVPVPAGPPETAPPERWVWSHGPGGSSEIWLDSAGPSGSSEQSAWPTGVPQSGGDARAPTGPLAHGFASQGPAGSSEQAAGVSHAREGVVQWIGSHGPAGSSEQVPGAPRRGEGVVQWMWVYGPVEQGPGLAGSPRAAGQWVWSSGPAGSSEQGPGSGGPSGAAGRWVWSSGPAGSSGPGW; this is translated from the coding sequence ATGGCCGACCGCAAGCGCATCATGGTGGAACACCTCCGGGAATTCGCGCACACGCAGTGGGGGCGCGGGGTGGACAGGCTCAAGGCTCGCAAGGGCCTGCTCGGCGCACTGGCGACGCGCGTGGACGAGCTCGTCACCCTCATGGGACTGCGAGAGCGGGATCACGACTCCACCGGTGCTCCCTCGGGCGTCCCCGCGTCCCAGTCCCCCGCGGAACCGCCCACTTCCCGGCCCGAGGCCCCCGCCGCGCCGAAGCGGCCCCTGCCCGGGGATGATGACTTCCCACCCGCGCCCAAGGCGGAGTTGGAACCGGTGGCCTCGGCCCCACCGGCGCCCCCTGTTCCTCCCGCGCCCGCCGCGCCTCCTCCCGAGCCCGCGAGGTTCTCCTCCGAGCCGCTCGTGGAGGGCTTCTTCGTGGCGCGCATCGCGGGGGAGGACGAGGCCCGGCGCCACCATCTCACCGGAGCGTCGAACGCGCCGCCTCCCGATGCGCCGGGAGGGCTGCTCTCCAACGGGTCGCTCGGCACGCTGCCGATGGACTACGAGGATGACACCGTCGTGTTGCTGCCCCGGGATCCCCACACGCTCTTCGTGTTCTGGGACTTCAAGGCCTCCACCCGGGAGCGCGCCGCGCAGGGGCTGGAGTACCCGCGGGTCGTGATGAGGCTGCTCGATGAGCAGGGCACCCTGCTCGGTGTCACCGACGTCGCGCTCGAGTCGCGGAGCTTCTACCTCGGCGGACTCCCAGCGGGCCGGGCCTACCGGGTGGAGCTGCATTTCGTCGGCCGGGATGGCCGCTCGCGCCGCATCGGACACTCCTCCAACCGTGTCGTCCTGCCTCCCGCGGGGCCTTCCGCGGACACCTCGGTGCGCTTCCTGCGGATGCCGTCTCCCGCCGCCTGGCGCGCCACGCCTCGTCCCGGCTCCGTGGCCCTCCGGATCGAGCCCGACCAGGAGCGCGACTACATCACCTGGCGCCGCGTGAGCCTGCCGGGCAGCGCCGAGCGTCTCGAGCCCCGTGTGCCGGAGCGCGCGGCGCCTCCTGGCGAGCAGGACGTCCCCGCGCCGGGGTATCTACACGTCCCGCGTGCCGAGGGCTCCTCGTCGGAAGGACGCGTGGCTGTTCCGAGGCCCGCCGAGAGGGCTCCCGGCGAGGTGCCTGTGCCGGCGGGGCCCCCCGAGACCGCGCCCCCGGAGCGTTGGGTGTGGTCACACGGGCCTGGTGGCTCTTCGGAGATCTGGCTGGATTCGGCCGGACCGTCGGGTTCCTCGGAGCAGAGCGCCTGGCCGACGGGCGTCCCCCAATCGGGTGGCGACGCACGAGCGCCCACCGGGCCCCTCGCCCACGGGTTCGCGTCCCAGGGGCCCGCGGGCTCCTCGGAGCAGGCGGCGGGAGTGTCGCATGCGCGCGAAGGAGTCGTTCAATGGATTGGCTCGCACGGGCCGGCGGGCTCCTCGGAGCAGGTGCCGGGTGCGCCGCGGCGAGGGGAAGGGGTTGTGCAATGGATGTGGGTCTACGGGCCGGTGGAACAGGGGCCGGGCCTGGCGGGTTCGCCCAGGGCCGCCGGGCAGTGGGTGTGGTCGAGCGGACCGGCGGGCTCCTCGGAGCAGGGCCCCGGTTCGGGAGGACCGTCCGGAGCCGCCGGGCGGTGGGTGTGGTCGAGCGGACCGGCGGGCTCCTCGGGTCCGGGGTGGTGA
- a CDS encoding glycosyltransferase: protein MSDLPRLLLCSFDVIPGPSGSSRRLTEYLKALPDRFSVVVLSVKTPDHTHIEKYENARLLRVPVGAGDLASRIQAFERAVRRQLESEEYALVHFTDPFGGYALCELKGDYGYRLVYEAQSFPSQELRYTHPQLEGDRKFLSKIRRQELFCLMNVDRVITGSATTGHFIQSLGVPSESVHVVRAPVDMGPYAPEALGVPDGAPMRLMYLGSQVSWQGLAGLLRGLALAVREVDVRLSIVGPRHPDWQPHLEDLVAELDLKQHVEFQPSVSHDNLAKVLALADVGVVPLDDVDRNRVQGGALAKVSEYLAAGRPVLAADLPLTRELVPAAAGVFYPPGDAQALAERLIALARDVPRRLSLGEHARAFASQSLDAGLIRGQLLDIYDTLLGKDVTARARTGEPSEPQLTAVTGTPTNRVLGMMGTVSAEAPPEPEPPAAKAAEPESPATQDTDPGQGPPALDDPPVVVGQALRVEDGFDTRLVKTEPDTRRPEGPPVVMGLPLRDPPAADQEQSLTEQHARPPVPPPAPPPIPAPTSVPAPPPIPSRPSMGPRPVPPELRRTTPPELRRAVTPEPEPLRPPALPPRPSVETPRPSRASLAIPPLPPRATRPPNGPRPSEPPVLTPVPAPPAPAPPVLHPVAEEEPEEISSSHAEVLADEEASPTPRHAHPIEEPEEISSEEIQETEAPPREPPESRLNPWFAQLAHGYCPPEGTHFARHTPPTTFPGRDELPAPTAVPPKLQGGARGKPS from the coding sequence TTGAGTGATCTGCCCAGACTCCTGCTGTGCAGCTTCGACGTCATCCCCGGCCCGTCGGGTTCCTCGCGCCGGCTGACCGAGTATTTGAAGGCACTGCCCGATCGGTTCTCCGTGGTGGTGCTCTCGGTCAAGACGCCGGATCACACCCACATCGAGAAGTACGAGAACGCGCGGCTGCTCCGGGTGCCCGTGGGCGCGGGAGACCTGGCCTCGCGCATCCAGGCCTTCGAGCGCGCCGTGCGGCGTCAGTTGGAGAGCGAGGAGTACGCCCTCGTCCACTTCACCGATCCCTTCGGCGGCTACGCCCTGTGCGAGCTCAAGGGCGACTACGGCTACCGGCTCGTCTACGAGGCGCAGAGCTTTCCCTCGCAGGAGCTGCGCTACACGCATCCGCAGTTGGAGGGAGACCGCAAGTTCCTCTCGAAGATCCGGCGCCAGGAGCTGTTCTGCCTGATGAACGTGGATCGGGTCATCACCGGCTCGGCCACCACGGGCCACTTCATCCAGTCCCTGGGCGTGCCGAGCGAGTCGGTGCACGTGGTGCGCGCCCCCGTGGACATGGGGCCCTATGCGCCCGAGGCGCTCGGTGTGCCCGACGGCGCCCCCATGCGGCTCATGTACCTGGGCAGTCAGGTCTCCTGGCAGGGCCTCGCCGGGCTGCTGCGGGGACTCGCGCTCGCGGTGCGCGAGGTGGACGTGCGGCTGTCGATCGTCGGTCCGCGACACCCCGACTGGCAGCCCCACCTGGAAGATCTCGTCGCCGAGCTCGACCTCAAGCAGCACGTCGAGTTCCAGCCCTCCGTCAGCCATGACAACCTGGCCAAGGTGCTCGCCCTCGCGGACGTGGGGGTGGTGCCGCTCGACGACGTGGATCGCAACCGCGTCCAGGGCGGCGCGCTCGCCAAGGTGTCCGAGTACCTCGCCGCGGGCCGGCCCGTGCTCGCCGCGGACCTGCCCCTCACGCGCGAGCTCGTCCCCGCCGCCGCGGGGGTCTTCTACCCACCCGGAGATGCCCAGGCCCTCGCCGAGCGCCTCATCGCCCTCGCCCGCGACGTGCCCCGGCGCCTGTCGCTCGGCGAGCACGCCCGCGCCTTCGCCAGCCAGTCGCTCGACGCGGGGCTCATCCGCGGCCAGCTCCTGGACATCTACGACACCCTGCTCGGCAAGGACGTCACGGCGCGCGCGCGCACCGGCGAGCCGAGCGAACCCCAGCTCACGGCCGTCACCGGCACGCCCACCAACCGCGTCCTCGGCATGATGGGCACGGTGAGCGCCGAGGCCCCTCCCGAGCCCGAGCCCCCCGCCGCCAAGGCCGCCGAGCCTGAAAGCCCGGCCACCCAGGACACGGATCCCGGACAGGGTCCCCCGGCGCTGGATGATCCGCCCGTCGTCGTGGGCCAGGCCCTTCGGGTCGAAGATGGCTTTGATACCCGGCTCGTCAAGACCGAGCCCGACACCCGCCGTCCGGAGGGTCCTCCCGTGGTCATGGGCCTGCCCCTACGAGATCCCCCCGCCGCCGACCAGGAGCAGTCCCTGACCGAGCAGCACGCGCGGCCTCCCGTTCCACCCCCGGCTCCGCCTCCGATCCCGGCTCCGACCTCCGTCCCGGCGCCCCCGCCCATTCCCAGCCGGCCCTCCATGGGCCCGCGCCCCGTGCCCCCGGAGCTGCGCCGCACCACCCCGCCCGAGCTGCGCCGCGCGGTGACCCCGGAGCCCGAGCCGCTCCGGCCTCCCGCCCTGCCCCCCCGGCCGTCCGTGGAGACCCCGCGCCCCTCGCGCGCCTCGCTCGCCATTCCGCCGCTGCCCCCCCGGGCCACCCGGCCGCCCAATGGCCCACGGCCCAGCGAGCCCCCCGTGCTCACGCCGGTGCCCGCGCCCCCGGCTCCCGCGCCTCCCGTCCTCCATCCCGTCGCCGAGGAGGAACCCGAGGAGATCTCCTCCTCTCATGCCGAGGTGCTCGCGGACGAGGAGGCCTCACCCACGCCCCGCCATGCCCACCCGATCGAGGAGCCCGAGGAGATCAGCAGCGAGGAAATCCAGGAGACCGAGGCGCCCCCTCGCGAGCCGCCCGAGTCCCGGCTCAACCCGTGGTTCGCCCAGCTCGCCCACGGCTACTGCCCGCCCGAGGGCACCCACTTCGCCCGGCACACCCCTCCCACCACCTTCCCCGGCCGGGACGAGCTGCCCGCCCCCACGGCCGTTCCCCCCAAGCTCCAGGGCGGCGCGCGCGGCAAACCCTCATAA
- a CDS encoding GGDEF domain-containing protein, translating to MPSGFNTIGRKLLRSVALPGLFTALVVVALFWRQAHVATRDATHDEALVLAEFVDATFRLTTPAGQAPHAPVAELLAANTRLLGSTMELNVLSPQGLILWSTQPQEVGLRHPAAALLTAPGPQWARSDEHQTEVLRPLGDKACEGCHAGASERPVGLLHLRAAEPVVHRELSDALMGALVAVFVLGSLLIVATGTSLHFFLVRPLRRLMAAMRRAEEGDVLVRAEAGDSDELARLGAAFNAMLARLTSMKAEEIDTHRDLEETRHKLSLKEELEERVAELGLLCDVAHSLNSTLELPEMLARITQLVPERLHIPDFSIMLVNADGLLEIKRTFPADPVLEGMTFRFGEGICGRAAATQRSVYVPDVAEPSSQYARRDERPEHERGAILSVPLVHTKTVLGVLNFQRPEVASFSPQELELLTTVADQVAAAVKNALLHTEAVRLTLTDPLTGVPNRRHLFTRLELEVARAQRFGTHVSILMVDIDHFKKLNDAAGHRAGDEALRKVCDVLRARVRKVDTLARYGGEEFMLVLSNVSKKDAHEVAEKLRRAVVEAPQLAASTQPGGHITVSIGVATLPTDATAQDNLVDCADAALYASKRGGRNRVTSYEPGMEVHPDRERGLSRPHDPSAAPMAKA from the coding sequence ATGCCATCGGGTTTCAACACCATCGGCAGGAAGCTCCTGCGGAGCGTTGCCCTGCCGGGGCTGTTCACGGCCCTGGTGGTCGTGGCCCTGTTCTGGCGGCAGGCCCACGTGGCGACGCGGGACGCCACCCATGACGAAGCGCTGGTGCTCGCGGAGTTCGTGGACGCCACCTTCCGGTTGACCACGCCCGCGGGCCAGGCCCCGCACGCGCCCGTCGCCGAGCTCCTGGCGGCCAACACCCGGCTGCTGGGCTCCACCATGGAGCTCAACGTGCTGTCGCCGCAGGGGCTCATCCTCTGGTCGACCCAGCCGCAAGAGGTGGGCCTGCGCCACCCGGCGGCGGCGCTGCTGACGGCGCCCGGTCCCCAGTGGGCGCGCTCGGACGAGCATCAGACGGAAGTGCTCCGTCCGCTCGGGGACAAGGCGTGCGAGGGGTGTCATGCGGGCGCGAGCGAGCGGCCCGTGGGCCTGCTGCACCTGCGCGCGGCGGAGCCCGTGGTGCACCGCGAGCTGTCCGACGCCTTGATGGGCGCGCTGGTGGCGGTGTTCGTGCTGGGCTCCCTGCTCATCGTCGCCACCGGCACGTCGCTGCACTTCTTCCTCGTGCGCCCCTTGCGCCGGCTGATGGCCGCCATGCGGCGCGCCGAGGAGGGGGACGTGCTGGTGCGCGCCGAGGCGGGCGACTCGGACGAGCTGGCGAGGCTCGGCGCGGCCTTCAACGCCATGCTGGCGCGCCTCACCTCCATGAAGGCCGAGGAGATCGACACCCACCGGGATCTCGAGGAGACGAGGCACAAGCTCTCCCTCAAGGAGGAGCTGGAGGAGCGCGTCGCGGAGCTGGGCCTGCTCTGCGACGTGGCGCACTCGCTCAACTCCACGCTCGAGCTACCGGAAATGCTCGCGCGCATCACCCAGCTCGTCCCCGAGCGGCTCCACATCCCGGACTTCTCCATCATGCTCGTCAACGCGGACGGGCTGCTGGAGATCAAGCGCACCTTCCCGGCGGACCCGGTGCTGGAGGGGATGACCTTCCGCTTCGGCGAGGGCATCTGCGGGCGCGCGGCGGCGACCCAGCGCAGCGTGTACGTGCCGGACGTGGCGGAGCCCTCGAGCCAGTACGCCCGGCGGGACGAGCGGCCGGAGCACGAGCGCGGGGCGATATTGAGCGTGCCCCTGGTGCACACGAAGACGGTGCTCGGCGTGCTCAACTTCCAACGCCCGGAGGTGGCCAGCTTCTCTCCCCAGGAGCTGGAGCTGCTCACCACGGTGGCCGACCAGGTCGCCGCGGCGGTGAAGAACGCCCTCCTGCACACCGAGGCGGTGCGGCTCACCCTGACGGATCCCCTCACCGGCGTGCCCAACCGCCGCCACCTCTTCACCCGGCTGGAGCTGGAGGTGGCGCGCGCCCAGCGCTTCGGCACCCACGTGTCCATCCTCATGGTGGACATCGATCACTTCAAGAAGCTCAACGACGCCGCGGGCCATCGCGCCGGGGACGAGGCGCTGCGCAAGGTGTGCGACGTGCTGCGCGCGCGCGTGCGCAAGGTGGACACGCTCGCGCGCTACGGCGGCGAGGAGTTCATGCTCGTGCTCTCCAACGTGTCCAAGAAGGACGCGCACGAGGTGGCCGAGAAGCTGCGGCGCGCCGTGGTGGAGGCTCCCCAGCTCGCCGCGTCCACCCAGCCGGGCGGCCACATCACCGTGTCCATTGGCGTGGCCACCCTGCCCACCGACGCGACCGCCCAGGACAACCTGGTGGATTGCGCCGACGCCGCCCTCTACGCGAGCAAGCGCGGCGGCCGCAACCGCGTCACCAGCTACGAGCCCGGCATGGAGGTCCACCCGGATCGGGAGCGGGGCTTGAGCCGCCCCCATGATCCGTCCGCGGCCCCCATGGCCAAGGCCTGA
- a CDS encoding glycoside hydrolase family 57 protein has translation MSIGSLAIILHAHLPFVRHPEYENFLEEDWLYEAISETYLPLLLVFDRLAEEDVPFRLTLTLTPTLVTMLRDELLMSRYAQRLERLCELGAREVHRTRNDPVFGRLARFHRDHFESLRQAFHERYKRDLVGAFRRLQDAGHLEIITCNATHGFLPLMQQTPEAVRAQISVAASHYRLTFGRDAPGIWLAECGYFPGVEKFLAAERIRYFFVDTHGLTDATPRPLNGPFAPIYTEAGVAAYARDPESSQQVWSAERGYPGDPHYREFYRDIGWDLELDYVRPYIQPTGDRKNTGFKYYRITGKAQDKQPYDPDLARERADVHAGNFLFNREKQFEWLAGKVSGRKPVVVAPYDAELFGHWWFEGPWFLDALLRKVAREQKTFSLVTPSDDLAAHPENQVATPPLSSWGAGGYATMWLDGANDWIYRHLHHCARQMIALAKDFPDDSPTLQRRALNQAARELLLAQSSDWAFIMKTGTMVDYAVRRTKEHVLRFLRLHEQLRAGRIDEEQLTRFESTSTVFPEIDYRVYRPE, from the coding sequence ATGAGCATCGGCTCCCTGGCCATCATCCTGCACGCGCACCTGCCGTTCGTCCGCCATCCCGAGTACGAGAACTTCCTGGAGGAGGACTGGCTCTACGAGGCCATCTCCGAGACGTACCTCCCGTTGCTGCTCGTCTTCGATCGGCTGGCGGAGGAGGACGTGCCCTTCCGGTTGACGCTCACGCTCACGCCCACGCTCGTCACCATGTTGCGTGATGAGCTGCTCATGAGCCGCTATGCCCAGCGCCTGGAGCGGCTGTGCGAGCTGGGCGCGCGCGAGGTGCATCGCACCCGGAATGATCCCGTCTTCGGCCGGCTCGCGCGCTTCCACCGCGACCACTTCGAGTCGCTGCGTCAGGCCTTCCATGAGCGCTACAAGCGCGACCTGGTGGGCGCCTTCCGCCGGCTCCAGGACGCGGGGCACCTGGAGATCATCACCTGCAACGCCACGCACGGCTTCCTGCCGCTGATGCAGCAGACCCCCGAGGCGGTGCGTGCGCAGATCTCCGTGGCCGCCAGCCACTACCGGCTCACCTTCGGGCGGGACGCGCCGGGCATCTGGCTCGCCGAGTGTGGCTACTTCCCCGGGGTGGAGAAGTTCCTCGCGGCCGAGCGCATCCGCTACTTCTTCGTGGACACGCACGGCCTCACGGACGCGACGCCCCGGCCGCTCAATGGCCCCTTCGCGCCCATCTACACCGAGGCGGGCGTGGCCGCGTACGCGCGCGATCCGGAGAGCAGCCAGCAGGTGTGGAGCGCCGAGCGCGGCTATCCCGGCGATCCCCACTACCGGGAGTTCTACCGGGACATCGGCTGGGACCTGGAGCTGGACTACGTCCGGCCCTACATCCAGCCCACGGGAGATCGCAAGAACACGGGCTTCAAGTACTACCGCATCACCGGCAAGGCGCAGGACAAGCAGCCGTATGATCCGGACCTCGCGCGCGAGCGGGCGGACGTCCACGCGGGCAACTTCCTCTTCAACCGCGAGAAGCAGTTCGAGTGGCTCGCGGGCAAGGTGAGCGGACGCAAGCCGGTGGTGGTGGCGCCCTACGACGCGGAACTCTTCGGCCACTGGTGGTTCGAGGGGCCCTGGTTCCTCGATGCGTTGCTGCGCAAGGTGGCGCGGGAGCAGAAGACGTTCTCGCTGGTGACGCCCTCGGACGATCTCGCCGCGCATCCGGAGAACCAGGTGGCCACGCCGCCCCTGAGCTCCTGGGGAGCGGGGGGCTATGCGACCATGTGGCTGGATGGCGCCAACGATTGGATCTACCGCCACCTCCACCACTGCGCCCGGCAGATGATCGCCCTGGCGAAGGACTTCCCGGACGACTCGCCCACGCTGCAGCGGCGGGCCCTCAACCAGGCCGCGCGCGAGTTGTTGCTCGCGCAGTCCTCGGACTGGGCCTTCATCATGAAGACGGGGACCATGGTGGACTACGCGGTGCGCCGCACGAAGGAGCACGTGCTGCGTTTCCTGCGCCTGCACGAGCAGTTGCGCGCGGGCCGCATCGATGAGGAGCAACTCACCCGGTTCGAGTCGACGAGCACCGTGTTTCCTGAAATCGACTACCGCGTCTACCGTCCGGAGTGA